The following proteins come from a genomic window of Melospiza georgiana isolate bMelGeo1 chromosome 3, bMelGeo1.pri, whole genome shotgun sequence:
- the FBLN7 gene encoding fibulin-7: MLRSSRASLLPRAADWLLGGEAAQGGPHPCPHPCVPQSCLSRQQLLAAIRQMQQLLKGQETRFSEGLRAVRSRLSTIHASLAKAAPEPPAAACPALQAPADGRKFGSKYLVDHEVHFACDPGFQLLGSSTRICQANGSWTGQEARCAEIRECSSSPCQNGGTCLEGLNHFKCLCPPQWTGTTCQYQAQTAPPTWSVTDDPAFSRQPRCAQVAQTQQCSCDPGFHMSGTASNGICQDLNECEVYRQHGGPRLCAHACVNIPGSFRCSCPAGYVLLGDGKSCEDIDECSLSQDNCTSGSTCINTGGGFQCVTPQCPPAAGNVSYVKTSPFQCERNPCPMESRSCHQAPKTISFHYLPLPSGLQTPAPLFRMATAAAPGRPGPDSLRFGIAGGNERGHFVVQRSDRHTGELLLLQSLRGPRTVHVDVDMAEYLDRAFQAKHLSKITLFVSAYEF, from the exons ATGCTGCGGAGCTCCCGCGCCAGCCTCCTCCCACGGGCAGCAGATTGGCTcctgggaggagaggcagcacagggaggtccccatccctgtccccatccctgtgtcccgcagagctgcctcagcaggcagcagctcctggctgccatccggcagatgcagcagctgctcaaggGGCAGGAGACGCGGTTCTCCGAGGGGCTGCGCGCTGTCAGGAGCCGCCTGAGCACCATCCACGCCTCCCTGGCCAAGGCCGCCCCCGAGCCGCCCGCCG CCGCCTGTCCTGCCCTCCAAGCCCCTGCGGATGGGAGGAAGTTCGGCAGCAAATATTTGGTGGATCACGAGGTTCACTTTGCCTGTGACCCAGGATTCCAGCTCCTGGGCTCCAGCACACGGATATGCCAGGCCAACGGCAGCTGGACAGGGCAGGAGGCCCGCTGTGCAG AGATCAGAGAGTGCTcgagcagcccctgccagaaCGGTGGGACGTGCCTGGAGGGTCTCAACCACTTCAAATGCCTCTGTCCCCCGCAGTGGACCGGAACCACCTGCCAGTACCAGGCTCAGACTG CTCCTCCCACCTGGAGCGTGACAGACGACCCGGCCTTCAGCCGGCAGCCCCGCTGTGCCCAGGTCGCCCAGacccagcagtgcagctgcgaTCCCGGCTTCCACATGAGCGGCACGGCCTCCAACGGGATCTGCCAGG ACCTCAACGAGTGCGAGGTGTACCGGCAGCATGGGGGACCCCGGCTCTGTGCCCACGCCTGTGTCAACATTCCCGGCTCCTTccgctgctcctgccctgctggataCGTCCTGCTGGGCGACGGCAAGAGCTGCGAAG ATATTGACGAGTGCTCCCTATCCCAGGATAACTGCACAAGCGGGAGCACCTGCATCAACACCGGGGGGGGATTCCAGTGCGTcaccccccagtgtcccccggCCGCCGGCAACGTCTCCTACGTCAAAACTTCCCCCTT CCAGTGCGAGCGCAACCCGTGCCCCATGGAGAGCCGCTCGTGCCACCAGGCGCCCAAAACCATCTCCTTCCACtacctgccccttccctccGGGCTGCAGACGCCGGCGCCGCTGTTCCGCATGGCcacggcggcggcgccgggccgGCCGGGCCCCGACAGCCTGCGCTTCGGCATCGCGGGCGGCAACGAGCGTGGGCACTTCGTGGTGCAGCGCTCGGACCGGCACAccggggagctgctgctgctgcagagcctgcgCGGGCCCCGCACCGTCCACGTGGACGTGGACATGGCCGAGTACCTGGACAGGGCGTTCCAGGCCAAGCACCTGTCCAAAATCACCCTCTTTGTCTCGGCTTATGAGTTCTAG